TATCCTCCAACTGTTTCAGTACAATTTCTTCTACTTCTTGCTTTTTCGTTGATTCAATTCCTGTGTAAACAACCATCGTTCCTCTTAGAAAATCTATAAAGCTAGAGGTTGAATAGGCTAAACTTGCTTTTTCACGCACATTTTGAAAAAGTTTTGAATGTGGAAATCCACCAAAAAGCCCGTTGAAAACCATACTAGCAAAATATTCTTTTTCCATATAGTAGGCAGGTGAAGAAAAACCTAGCATCAAGGTAGCTTGGTTTACAACTGAAATTTCTTCTTTTTCATTTACTAGTTCTTTTGTAGTAGAGGAAACAAAGACTCCTTCTGTTTTTTTCTCACGTTCTTTTAATTGCAATTGTTCTAGTGAGTCCTTTACTCGATTAGAGTCCACATCTCCAGAAACAAGAATATCAATTTGGTTTTTCTCAATCATTTCTGTGTAATCAACAAATAATGATGCAGGAGTCATTTCATCTAAGAACTTTTCATCCCCCATACCCAAATAAGCTTGATCAGTTCCTTCAAAAAGCATTTCATTTAGCTTTACACTAGCGTATCTTGTTTTATTATCTTCTAATGATTGAAATTGATTTTTTAAATTTTGTTTTTCACGAGAAAAAGTGGAACTATGGAACTGACCATCTTCTATATTAGGAGAAAAAACAACTTCGTTAAGAAAAGCAAAAGCTTGTTCTAAAAGAGAGTCATCCCCACCAATAAATTTATCATTTACAATTTTTAAACTAACGGTAACAATATGCTGTTTGCCAATTCGTTGAGAATTAGAGCTTAAAGAGGCTCCATATAACCAGGACATTTGTTGATCCATTTCTTTTTGTGTAGAATGTTTTTTGGTGTTGGTTATTAAAACATTTCGTAATAACGTCCTTGCAGTAGCTTTTTTTGGATCATATAATGAACGGAATTTATACTCTATAATTACAGTTTTAAACTTTTCAGTAGGATTAATAAAGGCATTTACGCCTGTTGCTAATTTGACTTCCATTCTGTCACTTCCTTCTTTTGATATTTTTCTAATTGCTTCGTCTTTCAGTACATAAAAACTATACTCTACTCTCTTAATTTTTACAAACCTAAAAAACACACCCAGCCATTTTAATAGGCAAGGTGTGTTGTTGATTACTTTTTTATTTGGTCTTAATATAAGTAGTTCCATTCGCTGCTGGAGCTTTTGATTTCCCAATAAATCCAACAAGCACAATAATGGTGAGTACATATGGCAAAATATTTAAATACACAGTAGGAATATCTTGAATAACTGGAATATAGCTTCCTATTACACCTAGACTTTGAGCAAAACCAAAGAATAAGGCTGCCCCCATTACTGTGATTGGATTCCACTTCCCAAAAATCATTGCCGCCATAGCAATAAACCCTTGACCAGCGATAGTAGAACCAGAGAAGTTTAGAGAAATTGATTGAGATAAGACTGCTCCCCCGATTCCTCCAAGAAACCCAGAAATCATAACTCCAGAATAACGCATTAGATAAACATTAATTCCTAAGGTGTCTGCTGCTTGTGGATGTTCTCCAACCGAACGCAGACGTAACCCAAAAGTAGTCTTAAAAATAATAAAGTAACAAAGGATAGCTAGAAGGATTCCTACATAAGCTGGAATCGTAATATTAGTAAAGAAAATCTTACCTATTACTGGAATATCTTTCAAAAAAGGAATACTTTCCTTTCCAAAGTTTTTTACGATAAAGTCTGATTGCCCTCTACCATCGTATAATACTTTAGTTAAGAAAATAGCCAATGCGGGTGCCAACATATTTAACACTGTACCAGAAACAATATGATTCGCACGTAAGTTTATAGTAGCTACCGCATGAATAATAGAGAACGCTACTCCAATTATTCCACCGACTAATAAGCCAATCCAAGGAGTAGCATCTCCAAACTGAGAACCTAACGACAGATTAAAGACGATGGAAGAAAAAGCCCCCATAACCATAATCCCTTCTAGTCCCACGTTTACAATTCCACTTCGTTCTGAAAAAGTTCCTCCCAGAGCGGTAAAGATCAGAGGAGCTGAATAAATAAGTGTATTGGAAACAACAATCGTTAGAAGTGTAATAATATCCATTTACAGCACCTCTTCCTTCGCGGATTTATTCATTTTAGCAAAAACTAAACGGATAATATAATTTGCTCCTACAAAAAAGATAATGGAAGCAATCACAATATCTACAATTTCATTGGGAGCCCCCGAAATAAGTGGCATACTTGTTCCACCTGTTTTTAAGACACTAAACAAAAAGGCAGAGAATAAAATACCAATCGGGCTACTCGATCCAAGTAAAGCAACACCTAAACCATCAAAACCAATGGTCGGTACAACTCCTTGTACAAAAATATTTTGAAAGTTTCCTAATCCTTCCATTGTCCCACCCAAACCAGCTAATGCTCCACTTACAAGCATAGCCAAAATAATATTCTTTTTAGCGTTCATTCCAGCATAATCTGCTGCACTTGAGTTTAGACCAACCGCACGAAATTCAAATCCATACGTTGTTTTATTCAGCAAAAACCAAACAACGACTACCATAATTATAGAAATGAAAATTCCACCATGAAGGGTTGAATTATTCGTGATGCTCGATAAGAAAGGAATACGTAAACTTGCATTTATAGGAATTCTCGGAGTTGCATCACTTCCGTTTGTTAGTACATCTCGAATAAAATAGTTGGTTATATAAAAAGCAATGTGATTCAACATAATCGTTACAATCACTTCACTTGTATTGAAATAAGCTCGTAGATATCCAGCTATTCCAGCCCAAACTGCTCCGGCAGTCATCCCTGCTAAGATAGATAATGGCAAAAGAATAACTTTAGGTAAACTTGGGAATGCATTTGCTACGATAACAGAAAGAAGCCATCCCATTAATACTTGTCCTGCTACTCCAATGTTAAAGAATCCAGCAACGTTTGCTACCGCAAATCCTAAAGCAATTACAACTAAAGGAGCCATCAATCGAAGTGTTTGTCCTATATAAAAAGGTGTAAAAAGAGATCCTTTTATCATAGCAGTATACCCTTTAACCGGATCATATCCGAATACAAACATGATGATAGCGCCAATCAAAATCCCTAATAACACGGATAATAATGGAACAGCAATATTTTGAAAACGGGTGCGATTATACCATTTAGTCACGTTTTTCTCCCCCATTCGCTCCAACCGCTCTTAACTCTTCACGAGCTTTATCTAAAGGGGTACCGGTCATTAACAAACCAAGTTCTTGTTCAGAAGTTTCTTTTTGTGTTACTTCTGCTACAACATTTCCCTCATACATAACGAGAATACGGTCTGATACATTTAATATTTCTTCTAATTCAAAACTCATTAATAAAACAGCATTCCCTTGGTCTCTGTGCTCAATCAAGCGTTTATGGATAAACTCTATTGCGCCTACGTCCAAACCTCGTGTAGGCTGAGCAGCAATTAATAATGAGGGATTACGGTCTAGTTCACGAGCAATAATTGCTTTTTGTTGGTTTCCTCCCGATAAAGATCCAGCAGTAGATTGTTCGCTTTGTGTACGGACATCAAACTCTTGAATCAACCGAATGGCATATTCATCTATTTCTTTTTCATCTAAAATATGATTACGACTAAAAGGTTTTTTATAATAGCTTTGTAAAGAAATATTCTCAGATAAAGTCATCGGTAAAATCAACCCAAAACGCTGACGGTCTTCAGGGATATGTCCCATACCTGATTCAGTGATTGTTCGAGGAGGTAATCCAGTAATATCTTTCCCAGAAAGAGTAATTGTTCCACTTTCACTTTTTCGTAATCCAGTAATCGCTTGAATTAATTCTGATTGACCATTTCCGTCTATCCCAGCAATTCCAACAATTTCACCTGCATGAACAGTCATGTTTAATCCTCGAACAGCCTCTAGTCCACGACTCTCTTTTACAACGAGATTAGACACTTCAAGAATCGGTTCTGCTGGGGTGGATGGTTTTTTTGTTGTTTTGAAAAGAACAGATCTTCCTACCATCATGTCAGCCATTTGTTGTTTTGACGTATCAGCAACATCTACAGTTCCAATGCTTTTTCCTTTTCGAATAACTGTGCAGCGATCAGCTACTTGCTTAATCTCATCCAATTTATGTGTAATTAAGATAATCGATTTTCCTTCTTTGATGAGCCCTTTCATAATAACCATTAATTCATCAATCTCTTGAGGGGTCAATACTGCCGTTGGCTCATCAAAAATAAGAATATCAGCTCCACGATACAACGTTTTTAATATTTCTACACGTTGTTCCATTCCAACAGTGATATCTTCTACTTTTGCAGAAGGATCTACATATAATTGGTATTGATCCGATAGATCTTTAATTTGTTTTTGAGCTTTTTTTGATTCAGCATCCCATATTTACTTGTTTCATTACCCAAAATGATATTCTCTGTAACAGTAAAATCTTTTACTAGCATAAAATGTTGATGAACCATGCCGATACCTAGAGTATTTGCAACGCTTGCTGAAGAAATGCTTACTTCCTTGCCATTAACTTTTATAATTCCCTCCGTTGGTTGTAAAAGTCCTGATAAAATATTCATTAATGTTGATTTTCCAGCACCATTCTCACCAAGAAGTGCATGAATTTCGCCTTTTTTTACTTGTAAATTAATATCATCATTGGCTTTAAAATTTCCAAACGCTTTGGTGACACCAAGCATTTCAATGACATTACTTCCTTCAGTCATGCTTCTTCCTCCTTTTACATATTTTTTGAGAAGATTATCTTAATTATACTGTAAAGTACGATATACGACTAGCTATTATTAAAAAAAGACTTTCAAAAAAGATTCTATTAAATAAACCATAAAAAAGCAGCTTAATCACTTTACGAAAGTAGATTAAGCTGCCAGTGACTAACTTCCAGTCAAGCGAAATTATTCTTTTTCAGGAGTTTCACTTACAACGATATCTCCATTGATGATTTGTTCTTCTGCTTCACGAACAGCTTTTAAAGCTTCAGCTTCTAATAGTCCATCTGTTAAGCTCACACCACCATCTTTCAAAGAAAGACGTAATACTTCACCCGCTGGAAATTCACCCTTCATTGCTAAGTTAGCAATATCATGTGCAGCAGTTCCTACTCCTTTAAGAGTTGAAGTTAATGTTAATTCACGAATAGATCCATCTTTTAACTCAACTTTTCCTTCTTCCGTTTGGTCACGGTCTACACCGATTACCCAAATTTCTTTTTCAGAATCAGAAGTCACAACATCACGTGCTTCAGAGAATACTCCGTTACCAGAATCTCCTGCTGCTTGATAAATGATGTCGATCCCACTTGAATACATACCGTTAGCGATTGTTTTTGCTTTAGAAGCATCTCCAAAACTACCAACATATTCTACTTTAAGATCAATATCTGGATTAACAGACATTACGCCTTCCACAAAACCTGCTTCAAAACGATCAATAACAGCTCCTTCTGCTCCACCTACAAATCCAATTTTGTTTGTTTTAGTAGTATGAGCTGCTGCTACACCAGCTAAGAATGCTGCTTCATTATCTGCGAACAAAACAGAAACAGTATTTTCTCCTTCGATTACATCATCAATGATAGCAAAGTGAGAATCTGGATTATTTGTTGCTGCGTCTTGCATTGCTGATTGTAGTTTATAACCAATCCCAAATACTACATCGAAATTATTATTGATACCTGTATTGATGTTGGTAACAAACTCAGAATCATCGTTGGATTGAATATAGTTAAATCCTTCGAGTCCTTCTTCTTTGTTATTTTCACTTCCCCATTCTTTAAGTCCTTCCCAAGCACTCTGGTTAAATGACTTATCATCTACCCCACCAATGTCGGTAACCATAACTACTGAGAAATCATCACCGGTTGCTACTTCTTCACTACTAGTAACGTCTGATGGCTGACTTCCGCTATCAGTATCTGCAGTATCTGCTCCGCCACACGCCGCTAATAACAGACTTGCTCCTAAACTCAATGTCAAAAATGGTGCAAATTTTTGCTTTTTCACATTAAACCCTCCATTTGAGTTTTACAACTCATCGTTTGCAAGTACAAGCCTCGCTTAAAAAAAGAATATCACATTTCTTTCGAATAAGGAATGTTTACAGACAAATTTTCATTCGTTTTTCATTTTATGAGTGAAACATCTGAATTGTAACCCTTTCCTTTTAAGGACTATCTTCTAATTCCGTACTTTGTGGGTAAATTTCATCACTGATATTCACTTTTCGCGGTTTACTACCGTCGGGTGGACCTACAATTCCTCTTGCTTCCATATCGTCTATCATTCGTGCTGCACGATTATAACCAATACGGAATCTTCTTTGTAGTTTTGAGATACTCGCTGTATCATCATTTCGGATAAATTCTATGGCATCATGGAATAGTTCATCTTCCGGTTCTTCTTTAATCGGTGCCGTACTATCTAATTGCATCATTTCTTCTGAATAATTAGCTTCCTGTTGATCTTTTACAAAAGAAACAACACGTTCTACTTCAGCATCTGATATAAAGGCTCCTTGAATTCGAATCGGCTTATTTTCTCCCATTGGACGGAATAACATATCACCACGTCCTAATAGTTTTTCAGCCCCACCTCCATCAATAATGGTTCGAGAATCAGTTGAACTAGAAACGGCAAACGCAACACGTGAAGGAACATTTGCTTTAATGATTCCTGTAATAACATCCACACTTGGTCTTTGAGTGGCTAAGATCATATGTATTCCAGCTGCACGCGCCATTTGAGCTAAACGAGTAATGGCATCTTCCACTTCATTGCTAGCAACCATCATCAAATCAGCTAATTCATCTACAATCACTACAATGTAAGGTAGTCGTGGATTATCTTCTCCTTTTTCAAGGTTGTGTTCCGTGATGAGATCATTGTAGCCATCAATATTCCTCATACCCGTTCCCGCAAATAATTCATATCTTCTTTCCATCTCAGCTACTACCTTGTGTAATGCCTGTGCTGCTTTTCTAGGATTGGTCACTACTGGAGTAAGTAGATGGGGAATGCCATTGTATACATTTAATTCTACTTTTTTAGGATCAATCATCATCATTTTTACTTCGTTCGGTTTTGCCTTCATCAAAATACTTGTGATGATTCCATTGATACAAACTGACTTACCACTTCCAGTTGCACCGGCTATAAGTAAGTGAGGCATCTTCGTTAAATCAGCCGTTTGAACAATCCCTGAAATATCTCTTCCTAAAGGAACTTCAAGAAGTTTTTCTGTATATTTTTGACCTTCCATAACATTTCGAAAGGACACAGTACTAACCTCACTATTAGGAACTTCAATTCCAATAAAGGATTTCCCAGGAATTGGTGCTTCCAGACGAATATCTTTCGCAGCGAGTGCTAGAGCAATATCATCTGCAAGACTCACAATTTTACTGACTTTTACACCTACAGCAGGTTGAATCTCATATTTCGTAACCGCTGGACCCAAGTTTGCTTTTCGGACTTTCGCATCCACTCCAAAGCTTTTAAATGTTTCTTCTAATTTTTTAACATTTTTTTCAATAATGCCATATTCTTGAGATTGGTCGGTTGGTTTTACGTCATTTAAAAGATGATTTTCCGGTAAAATATAATCTCGATTTTCCGTTTCTTCTTTTATTTCAAATTCAAGGTCCGTTTCATTTTCTTCCCCTCCCTGTTCGTCTCCTGTTTTTTGTCTAGAAGCGATCGTTGGATCAGAAGGAGGTACTTTTTCAAAAAGCTTTTCCTCATTTTCTTGCTGTCTTTGATAACTATCAATGGTCAATTGAACTGATGCAGGAATGTCAGATCCGTCTGTAGACTGCTGATTTTCTCCTGCTTCGTTTGTCTCTGCACCTTTTGTTATTTTATTTCTTGCTTTTGACAACCAATTATCCTCTTGTACAGAATCTTCTCCAGATTCTTCAATAGAGGAGGGAGTTGTTGTTTTATTTTGGTTGGTTTTATTTATAAAACGTTCTTTTAAACTTGTCCATTGTCGTGAAAGCCTATTTGAAATCCATCCATATCCTATTTTCAAAAGGTTCCCTACTTGGAACAAAACTTTTCGTACCATTTGCATAACATCGTGGGTACTCATTCCTAATATCGTACAGATTCCTAAAAAGATTAGGAGTCCAATAATCACAAAAGTTCCCCATTGTGCCACCAGAAAATGAGTCGTCATGTATAAGATGGCACCAATCATTCCTCCGCCCATGGTTCCAGTAATCGTGCTGGCTCGTGTATCAGATAAAAATCGCACCAGTGTAACTTGAAAAACGGAACCTCCTGCAGAAGCGATGGTCTGAAAAGAAGCAGCATGCAAATAAAGCATAGATGCTAACAATAGCAAGATGCCAGAAAGAATGTACTTCTTCCGCAATCGTGGCTCGTTCCCCATAATCAATAAATATAATCCATATATTCCAAATAATCCCAAAGGAACTATAAATATTTCACCAAAAAAGAAACGGAAAAAATTAGCAGTTAAAATGCCAGCAAAGCCTAATTGACTTATCCCTAAAACTGCTGCAAATAAATATAGAATTCCAGTTAGTTCATGAGAGATACGATTTGTTTTTTTGTTTTTCGAAGTAGATTTCCGACTTTTTTTCGGAGATTGTTTCGCCATGTTCTTCACTCCTTCCCTCTTTACAACGATTAATATTTTTACTGAACATACATATTAAAAATATCCTCTGTTGTCTATTATACAACATATTGTAACAAAAAAGATAATCAACAAAAAATCCCTTACAGAGATTTATGTAAGGGAAGTTTATGAAATACGCTGTCCATCTTTTAAAAGCATGACACCATGATAAATTTGAATGTCATCATCACAAGATTCACAGAAAACTTTTTCTTCATCACACCAAAAAGCGGTCAAAAAAGATTTCTTTGTTTTTTGATAGGGATACGTATTAGAATGTTTAAAAAATTCACTATTATATTCTTCAATAGCTTCTTCAAGATTTTTAAACGTTTTTTCTTCTATAATTAATGTTTTCCAATCATCAAAAAACCACCAAGGTTCATACTCGCCTTCAGTCAAATAAACCTGATACATATTAAAACCTCTTTTCATTTTTAGGGGTGACTCAAAATAGTTGTTTCATTGACTATAGCAACTGTATTCAGTACACTAAAAATATATCAGAATAGATGATTGAATGGAAATATTTGGTACTAAAAAGGAGGTTTATTATGATAAAGAATGCTTTACTTTTAGTAGAAGGACGCGTACAAGGGGTCGGATTTCGCTATACAACTAAACAAATTGCAGATGAAATAGGAATTAAAGGAACAGTTCGTAATAATGAGGACGGAACAGTTTCTATTGAAGCGGTTGGCGAAGCAAAACAGCTAGAAAACTTCATTGAAAAAATCAAAAATAATCCCACTCCTTTTTCGAAAGTCGATCATGTTTCAATCGAAGAAAAAGAATCTATTGAAAATTTCATAAGTTTCCATATTACCAATTGAAATAGATGCTTTACTCCTGTATAGTTATCAACGAATGAATAAAGTAAAGGAATGTTGATATGAAGCTAAAGAAAAAGTTAATGTTCTCAGCTGAAATGCTTGCTCTCCTGACATTTTTATCAGGTTGTATGAAGTATGATGAAAACCGCAATCCGACAGGTTTCATTTATGAAAACCTAGTTGTACCAACCAGTAAGTTTATTATCTGGATGGCAGAGTTATTTGATGGGAATTATGGCTTAGCCATTATCGTAATTACCATCATTGTTCGAATTATTATCATGCCTCTTAATTTTAGTCAGATTAAGAAATCCATGATTCAGCAAGAAAAAATGCGTTATATCAAGCCTGACTTAGATGATATTCAGCGGCGTCAGAAACAGGCGGTTACTCCTGAAGAGAAGCAAACCGTTTCTCAAGAGATGATGTCTCTATATAAAGATAACAATATTAGCATGACGGGTGGAGTTGGTTGTTTACCCATTCTAATCCAAATGCCCATTTTCACTGCAATGTATCAGGCCGTTAACTTAACGCCAGAGATTGCAGCAAGTACATTTTTAGGAATTAATTTAGGAGATTCAAGTGCCCTCCTTGCGATTTTAGCTGGACTAGCTTATGTTGTCCAAGGTTACGTTTCAATGATTGGTGTTCCGGAAGAATCAAAAAAACAAATGAAATCAATGATGATGTTGAATCCAGTAATGATTCTATTCTTCTCATGGTCTTCCCCTGCTGGACTAGCTCTTTATTGGCTAGCTGGTGGAATTTTTGCTGCAGCTCAGACGTTTACACAAAATAAACTGATTAAGCCAAAAGTTCAAGCTCAGGTTGAAGAAGAAATAAAGAAAAATCCGATTAAAAAACCAATGAAACAAGCAAAACCTGTTTCAGAAAAACCAAAAGAAAAACCTGTCAAAACCTTATCAGCTTCACAAAGATATGCTGATAAAGCTTCAGGTAGAAATGCTGGCAAACAAAAACGCAAGTAACTTTCACAATAAAAAAGACCTTTCCCAACAAATAAATTGGGAAAGGTCTTTTTATTTTTCTTCCGTCATTTCCTTTTCAATATAGGGAAGTTGGATTCGGAAAATAGTTCCATGCCCTAACACACTTTCCACAGAAATATCTCCTTTGTATCCTTCTAACAATTCTTTGGCAATCGCCAAACCAAGTCCATGTCCACCACTTTCTCGTGTTCTGGCCTTGTCTATGCGATAGAAACGATTAAATATTTTTTGCTGATCTTTTTGGGACATTCCTTCACCAAAATCTTGTATGGCAATTTGTACCTTAGAAAGAGTTTCAGATAAAGAAATATGAATTTCTTTTCGATCTAAAGAATATTTCACTGCATTATCCAATAAAATCACTAAAACTTGCTCTAAATGATTGCGATATACATTTACATATCTTTCTTCATCGATATCTTGATCTAGATAAATATGAAATTCAGGATAAAGCATTTCAAAGTTGTGGAAAATTTGCGTTACGACACTAATAATAGGTGTTTCTTCATTTTGGTAATGAATCTGAACTTGTTCTGCTCTAGATAAATCTAACATTTCTTGTACTAATGTTTTCATTCTTGTAATTTCATTTAAAGAGGCGGCCAGAGATTCATCCAGTACTTGTGGATCATCTTTTCCCCAACGATTCAATAACTTTAAGTGCCCTTCTACAATCGCTGTGGGTGTTCGAAGTTCATGAGAAACATCTTCCACAAATTGTTTTTGTTGGGTTACATAATGAGCCATTTTATCCATCAAGTTATTAATTTGTATAGATAAATCAGTTAGTTCATCTGTATTCCGTCCTTCTTTAATTTTAATCCTAGTTTGGGAAAGAGTGTCTTCTGTAATTTCATTCATCGTATCCGCCATATGCTTAATTGGCTTAAAGAATAAAAGTGCACTTCCATAGCCAAAGATAACAGAAAGAACGACTCCTACTAATTGTAAGAGAAAGAAATATTTATTATTATAGGCAATGATTTCATGGTATTCGGTCAGACGGAAAGTAACTTGCACATATCCCAACAATAATGACCTAGTTTCACCTAAAATGGTACTGCCACCGATAAACGCATCACGATTATTTATTTGTTGTGTTTGAAAATAGTACCCTGAAGTTTTTTGGAAGGTCGTATTGCTTTTTTGGGATTCATATAGAAGATCCCCTTCCACGTCAAAGACACGGAGCGTGATTCCCTTACTCTTCAAGTCTTCTAGGTAA
The Jeotgalibaca sp. MA1X17-3 genome window above contains:
- the yfmF gene encoding EF-P 5-aminopentanol modification-associated protein YfmF; protein product: MEVKLATGVNAFINPTEKFKTVIIEYKFRSLYDPKKATARTLLRNVLITNTKKHSTQKEMDQQMSWLYGASLSSNSQRIGKQHIVTVSLKIVNDKFIGGDDSLLEQAFAFLNEVVFSPNIEDGQFHSSTFSREKQNLKNQFQSLEDNKTRYASVKLNEMLFEGTDQAYLGMGDEKFLDEMTPASLFVDYTEMIEKNQIDILVSGDVDSNRVKDSLEQLQLKEREKKTEGVFVSSTTKELVNEKEEISVVNQATLMLGFSSPAYYMEKEYFASMVFNGLFGGFPHSKLFQNVREKASLAYSTSSFIDFLRGTMVVYTGIESTKKQEVEEIVLKQLEDMRAGDFIDELIVQTKDMLINQFMQNDDHQSASLSKVYMNRLTTGRDIKDEEWISSLQSVTKAEIIEVANQMKLQATFFLKGEQVDA
- a CDS encoding ABC transporter permease, with product MDIITLLTIVVSNTLIYSAPLIFTALGGTFSERSGIVNVGLEGIMVMGAFSSIVFNLSLGSQFGDATPWIGLLVGGIIGVAFSIIHAVATINLRANHIVSGTVLNMLAPALAIFLTKVLYDGRGQSDFIVKNFGKESIPFLKDIPVIGKIFFTNITIPAYVGILLAILCYFIIFKTTFGLRLRSVGEHPQAADTLGINVYLMRYSGVMISGFLGGIGGAVLSQSISLNFSGSTIAGQGFIAMAAMIFGKWNPITVMGAALFFGFAQSLGVIGSYIPVIQDIPTVYLNILPYVLTIIVLVGFIGKSKAPAANGTTYIKTK
- a CDS encoding ABC transporter permease, with translation MTKWYNRTRFQNIAVPLLSVLLGILIGAIIMFVFGYDPVKGYTAMIKGSLFTPFYIGQTLRLMAPLVVIALGFAVANVAGFFNIGVAGQVLMGWLLSVIVANAFPSLPKVILLPLSILAGMTAGAVWAGIAGYLRAYFNTSEVIVTIMLNHIAFYITNYFIRDVLTNGSDATPRIPINASLRIPFLSSITNNSTLHGGIFISIIMVVVVWFLLNKTTYGFEFRAVGLNSSAADYAGMNAKKNIILAMLVSGALAGLGGTMEGLGNFQNIFVQGVVPTIGFDGLGVALLGSSSPIGILFSAFLFSVLKTGGTSMPLISGAPNEIVDIVIASIIFFVGANYIIRLVFAKMNKSAKEEVL
- a CDS encoding BMP family protein, which translates into the protein MKKQKFAPFLTLSLGASLLLAACGGADTADTDSGSQPSDVTSSEEVATGDDFSVVMVTDIGGVDDKSFNQSAWEGLKEWGSENNKEEGLEGFNYIQSNDDSEFVTNINTGINNNFDVVFGIGYKLQSAMQDAATNNPDSHFAIIDDVIEGENTVSVLFADNEAAFLAGVAAAHTTKTNKIGFVGGAEGAVIDRFEAGFVEGVMSVNPDIDLKVEYVGSFGDASKAKTIANGMYSSGIDIIYQAAGDSGNGVFSEARDVVTSDSEKEIWVIGVDRDQTEEGKVELKDGSIRELTLTSTLKGVGTAAHDIANLAMKGEFPAGEVLRLSLKDGGVSLTDGLLEAEALKAVREAEEQIINGDIVVSETPEKE
- a CDS encoding DNA translocase FtsK; the encoded protein is MAKQSPKKSRKSTSKNKKTNRISHELTGILYLFAAVLGISQLGFAGILTANFFRFFFGEIFIVPLGLFGIYGLYLLIMGNEPRLRKKYILSGILLLLASMLYLHAASFQTIASAGGSVFQVTLVRFLSDTRASTITGTMGGGMIGAILYMTTHFLVAQWGTFVIIGLLIFLGICTILGMSTHDVMQMVRKVLFQVGNLLKIGYGWISNRLSRQWTSLKERFINKTNQNKTTTPSSIEESGEDSVQEDNWLSKARNKITKGAETNEAGENQQSTDGSDIPASVQLTIDSYQRQQENEEKLFEKVPPSDPTIASRQKTGDEQGGEENETDLEFEIKEETENRDYILPENHLLNDVKPTDQSQEYGIIEKNVKKLEETFKSFGVDAKVRKANLGPAVTKYEIQPAVGVKVSKIVSLADDIALALAAKDIRLEAPIPGKSFIGIEVPNSEVSTVSFRNVMEGQKYTEKLLEVPLGRDISGIVQTADLTKMPHLLIAGATGSGKSVCINGIITSILMKAKPNEVKMMMIDPKKVELNVYNGIPHLLTPVVTNPRKAAQALHKVVAEMERRYELFAGTGMRNIDGYNDLITEHNLEKGEDNPRLPYIVVIVDELADLMMVASNEVEDAITRLAQMARAAGIHMILATQRPSVDVITGIIKANVPSRVAFAVSSSTDSRTIIDGGGAEKLLGRGDMLFRPMGENKPIRIQGAFISDAEVERVVSFVKDQQEANYSEEMMQLDSTAPIKEEPEDELFHDAIEFIRNDDTASISKLQRRFRIGYNRAARMIDDMEARGIVGPPDGSKPRKVNISDEIYPQSTELEDSP
- a CDS encoding DUF1033 family protein, yielding MYQVYLTEGEYEPWWFFDDWKTLIIEEKTFKNLEEAIEEYNSEFFKHSNTYPYQKTKKSFLTAFWCDEEKVFCESCDDDIQIYHGVMLLKDGQRIS
- a CDS encoding acylphosphatase; the protein is MIKNALLLVEGRVQGVGFRYTTKQIADEIGIKGTVRNNEDGTVSIEAVGEAKQLENFIEKIKNNPTPFSKVDHVSIEEKESIENFISFHITN
- the yidC gene encoding membrane protein insertase YidC — its product is MKLKKKLMFSAEMLALLTFLSGCMKYDENRNPTGFIYENLVVPTSKFIIWMAELFDGNYGLAIIVITIIVRIIIMPLNFSQIKKSMIQQEKMRYIKPDLDDIQRRQKQAVTPEEKQTVSQEMMSLYKDNNISMTGGVGCLPILIQMPIFTAMYQAVNLTPEIAASTFLGINLGDSSALLAILAGLAYVVQGYVSMIGVPEESKKQMKSMMMLNPVMILFFSWSSPAGLALYWLAGGIFAAAQTFTQNKLIKPKVQAQVEEEIKKNPIKKPMKQAKPVSEKPKEKPVKTLSASQRYADKASGRNAGKQKRK
- a CDS encoding HAMP domain-containing histidine kinase: MANKRKGNPQSIRWKWGFRLTITFFLFFLFSSAILMSEIHQNLYQKEEENAKEMLQSVIETFRQVDTRLTKSNVESLIDKISVSTTTKGLKKVDNIPYLEDLKSKGITLRVFDVEGDLLYESQKSNTTFQKTSGYYFQTQQINNRDAFIGGSTILGETRSLLLGYVQVTFRLTEYHEIIAYNNKYFFLLQLVGVVLSVIFGYGSALLFFKPIKHMADTMNEITEDTLSQTRIKIKEGRNTDELTDLSIQINNLMDKMAHYVTQQKQFVEDVSHELRTPTAIVEGHLKLLNRWGKDDPQVLDESLAASLNEITRMKTLVQEMLDLSRAEQVQIHYQNEETPIISVVTQIFHNFEMLYPEFHIYLDQDIDEERYVNVYRNHLEQVLVILLDNAVKYSLDRKEIHISLSETLSKVQIAIQDFGEGMSQKDQQKIFNRFYRIDKARTRESGGHGLGLAIAKELLEGYKGDISVESVLGHGTIFRIQLPYIEKEMTEEK